The Medicago truncatula cultivar Jemalong A17 chromosome 7, MtrunA17r5.0-ANR, whole genome shotgun sequence genome includes the window CcttcatttctttttccttcattttctgaCTGAATTTTTTCCATGTCTTTTTCCATCTCAATCTGAACATTATTCCCTGGGTTAGTCCCTTGTTGAACATCAAATGAACCTTGAACCGTCAACGACATCGATTGAATATCATGCTCCTCTTCTTCGTCAGGTATAGGCAAGATGTCTCGATATTCTGGTTTAAAATGCCACAAAAAGGCAGTGACGAATGATTGCCAACTTGCATGTGGATGACGGTGGTGCCACCAAAACCACCATTGATGAGCACATCCACGCAACACAGTCACGACTTCTGCCAACTTCTCCGTCTCTGGTGTATTCTTCGCAGCAAAATATTTATCGATGCAAATTAACCACCAATATGCGTCTTCTTCGCCTTCATCAGcggcggagcccttcatgggctggggtgggccacggcccacccagaaaaattaaaaaatcaacaattatagttctattttgcgagattttatgcaattttgtatcggttttatgttttggttgatccaaattcctgcaaagtggtgtagtggcccacccaaaaaatttaaataattcaattataggtctattttgcgagattttatacaattttatgtcggttttaggtttcggttgatccCAATTCCCGCAAATTGATGTAGTGgtccacccgaaaaatttaaataattcaattataggtctaatttgcgagactttaaacaatttttcaaaagttaattttagtggcccaccctaacatttttttctggctccgccactgaccTTCATACACTCGAAACTCCATTTCTGCCATAACGGCACTCTTAATTGAAATGGTGTTTAGTACTTTCGCATTCTgcataatatattttacaaattgAACCTCGCATTCCATGTTTTTAAAGCGCAAGCATGTTCTGAGATGTGTTGAAAGGCTTTCAGGAACAATTGTTGAATCCATCCAATTACCGACAACTTCATTTTCATTCCCGGAGTCCCGTCaacaattcaaatattttgtacataaaataaagggttaatagtgttttaccatctgtaatataggtcattttccgtttttccccctgtaaaattttctttttagattccgtccttgttatttgatgttttttggttttggacattcataaattttgactatacaaaatcgatgatatgaCAGGGGGTAAATCGAAATTTACTTAAATtaacagggggtaaaccgaaatttcctcaaattacagggggaaaaatttttcatgaaggtctaaaaccaaaaaatatttaaattacaaggacggaaaccaaaaaaatattttacaggggggaaaaaccggaaatgacctatattacaggggataaagcactattaaccctaaaataaaaaggcttaattgcacttttggcccctatcttttcaaaagttgcgattttggcccctaactaattaaaatacaaaacaaccccctatgtattggatctttggcagttttggcaaggccacttttgacttagtcttcacTGACGTGGCACCGACAATGGTCGACACGTGGCACCCCACTTAAGGGATGTGGGTGCGTCAGTGAaaactaagtcaaaagtggccttgagggtcaaaactgccaaagatatAATACATAggaggctgttttgtattttaattaattagggggccaaaatcgtaacttttgaaaagatagggaccaaaagtgcaattaagccaaataaaaaaGGTGAAAAACTGTTgaggtaaaaaaagaaaattttagacaAGAACAAAACCTCATGAATGGTAAGATTTTGAAGTTTGGAACAATGTTTCAGCACTTGTATCACCCACATCTAGTTCTCAGAGTGTTTATGCTTAAGAGTAAGTTCCATTGGATTAGATTTTGAAACGTGGGGAAATTGATGACaatggactattttaaaaaataaaatatcttgaAGTAACTcttttctacaattttttttacagaaattaaaaccatattttaccTTTGTTTTTAAATTAGAGTTATGTTATTTAGGCACACACAAATCAACATTGTGTACCAGTCCcgtataaaatataatttaaatgtgtgttgAAGTTTAAACCAAAGAGaactaagaagaagaagaaataatataaaagtcAAAAAGAAAGTGTACACACATACCGTGTTAATGTCAGAAAATGTGTTAAATTAAGGGGTTAGAATTCTCtcatgttgaaagaaaaaaataagaaaataatgtggAAGATTTAGATTTTTTCAGATATAAATGGGagtgttttggaattttaggaAAGGGAGAAAAATTGGGTAAGGGTATTAAAACTTTAAACATGAAAAAGcacgagagagagagaaaaattaagatgattttttttgcttCTTGAAAAAGTATTCCATGATGGTGAGAGAATAATACATTACTAATACACATTTTAAGTCGGCTTGTCTAAAATTTGGACTCATACAAACCAATTCATATGAAACAAGAAAtcaagaatttaattaaattaagaatAATGTGAAAATTTATATCTTTACACAAAACCTGATCATCtatatatacttatattaaaagaaatgtcctttgaatttaccattttgcccctattaagggcaatttggtaaattaattattggctgagtttttttttttttgaagattgcctataaatttccatttttgcccctaaccaatttttttaattattttctaatttttatatttttaataacttttaattattttccaatttttatatttttaactatttttcaattttttctcccaaattcagttgcttctacattgccgttgtggaagattaaggtatcgtttgacccgacttttttcaaacttctctacatttttaaggagaagttagggcaaacacaatattaattaagtacttactaaaaaaagaacattttttgaacgcataaaattgaatggaatgagctttgaccagaagttgttgaatgttactttaaaaaactacttctccacaatttatttcacaaacacctcttttcaactcacgcttggaactttttctttattttttaatattatatttcaatatcttttttttattcaaaaaaactaaacatatatgtttccatgacaccaacaaatataatatcatatagtataaattccagcatttataatagtaatttttttaagaaatcatcgggcttcttcatgagattgtcaagatAATTCCAATTGGGACTAAAAAGAAATTGTGTACGAAtattgtgttgaaagataaaaggtattattttcttatttgtcagcataagatgataggattttgtataagtttgataatgacctgaaagatgtatttccttatgcagtgagaatatagttgatgtaacactatgggaaaaatatttcgtagctttatcatttaccatctatttacctcgagttctttgcttccattttgtagtcaatggcaacccaaatatatgtaacaattggtcaggttcgaggctgctcatcaacctacattatccggttgttgagaagtttaagacttagtaagtttgcattatgatttcacaatacagtgttagagtaaattattatttcacaatctaatttgatttttttttaccatgtttcttgaattgttgtcgtgaccttaacacttctcaagcttagAGTCAAAGCATCAGtcagaacttaagtcagagttcgacttcttctcaaTGTACTTCATACAACGATTTTTTCAATCTGTCTCAAGTAAGgccaattgttgaatttataaacttagtcaaggtctgctttttttttatgtacaaacattctttgaattttttacgcacaaattaaaaatacatattgcattattctttatttcatgtgcatatttgtgttaggatacatattgcatcaccatttggaaagcaactaaattcaatcttaACCAATTTGGATAATATTACGAGAGTttcaccaaatgttcgaagacatcattgtcaaatggtgctagctatagatgcacatgcgggagcgatgcttaatttccatttgtttcaacaatgttaattggtcaacggggttcatataatgcacatgaatgcatttatctagcctttttaggaagataaattagaagtcatgatacattttctttagcttaaaatcagttatgctacctttattttataaattatatgtaactatattcgcattatccatgttaatatgcattagactaatattgttgttatttccctgtttagcatttcccaaacgaggtgtcaagaacaattctaaaaggaaagcgcaaaacaatcactctcattagtttcaattgttttcatcctaaaaattatgtcaattcctaatctcataaactgattatatgatctctaaatcagctcatacatattttatgatgaatcacaatgttccgttgttttaacattttttctttcgaagaattttttttatgccgtgattatctaaggttattattttaccttagataaacattaaatgtaaaagtctggagggaaaaattaggttaaaattagagctgacattttgcataaattaaatctagggttaatatagtaaagtcacgcgaaaaaatacgttaaatctagggttaatattgcgtcacaggTTAACaattagaaataagagatgacattttgcataaattaaatctagggttaatgtagtaaagtcacacgaaaaaattaggttaaatctagggttaatattgcgtctcgggttaacatttagaaataagagatgtcattttgcataaattaaatctaaggttaatataatttgtttagtaaatttaaagagaaaaattaggagcgatttgtttattttaatttccctaacaattaacgttaacattttatttaaattaaacaggattaattaaatagggttaatacagtaaaattaagcaaagaagttaggttaaatctaggacaaaattttgagttcgggttaactttaagaaataaaataggttaagtatagcaagagggattaacatttataagtaagagattaggttaagtatagcgagacgagttaacggttattcctttccaaaaaaacaacatataattgggaacatcattttattttactttagataaacattaaatgcaaaagtgtggagggaaaaattaggttaaaattagagatgacattttgcataaattaaatctaaggttaatatagtaaagtcacgcgaaaaaatatgttaaatctagggttaatattgcatcaaggattaacatttagaaataagagatgacattttgcataaattaaatctagggtagggatggcaattggacccagactCGATGgatacccgcaaaaaatacccacaatgggtagggtaaaaccccgctttcatggatatgggcacgggtagggtaattacccgcaaatttTAATGGGTATGGacacgggtaagggtactatactacccagccccgcatgtacatatttatataatataataaatactttatttatttttggtgtacaattatttaatttatttagctatttaagtctaaacctaaacctaaaatctaagctatttaagtttaaacctaaatactacgattatttgaatgtttttattttaatttttgagggatattttggatgtttttttatttggctaaatactacaatttgtattattttattagttgatttaaataattttggatcatagttttatttcaattgtgatattttttattgtcttttcatagaGAAAGTGCGGCTAATGGGTGGGGGTATGAGCACTTAAgtgcccatagggtatggggaagggcattaaagttgttgcccacgagggtacgggctCAGGTACGgacattttttacaaatgaggGTATGGGGATGGATACTATAGTACCCTATCCATTGGGttcccattgccatccctaatctagggttaatatagtaaagtcacatgaaaaaattaggttaaatctagggttaaatattgcgtcacgggttaacatttaaaaataagagataatattttgcataaattaaatctagggttaatataattttttttaataaaattaaggagataaattaggagcgatttgtttattttgatttccctaacaattaacgttaacattttgattaaattaaatagggttaatactgtaaaattaagcaaagaagttaggttaaatctagggcaaaattttgcgttcgggttaactttaaggaataagagattacaatagttgttatattattttttatgtagtgttttaggctctgtgttgtaaaattttagtttacgcagttttgattttcacattgataaaggacaacaattttccataatttataagatttctcattcggaactaaatttttaaaaaatacgttattcaatccgtgcgaagcacgggtttgtaactagtagAGGTATAATCATAGAAATCAAGAATTTAAAtcatatgaaaaaaattgactttatcTTTGCAACTTTAATTGTATCAACATAAAATACTACCTTAAAAAGACATAATTATATAGACCACATACTAAAGGTTTCAAGTCTCCATAAAAGTTagacaaaattacaatttttgtcccttaacttaatttcagataacagtttggtcctttatcttttttttcatttcaatttagtcctttttgtccattttcatatacattttcaagcttcaaatctaatattcttatgcaaacatagacgaggatcatagatttgaagaccgaaggaccataagaaaataaaatcatgaattttaagcttaaaaattcatatgaaaatggacaaaaaggaccaaattaaaataaaaaaataaaaaataaaagaccaaactgttacctaaaattaagttaaggaactAAAAGTCATACATCCAAGTCATAATAGTAAACAAGCATTAGTTCCATCCACAAGAAAACTTAGCAAAACAAAATAACTCTAAATACAGTCATCAAAGCAATACAACACATcacaaaatacaaattaaataataacataaaccaaACATAAATCCATGATAACTTTATTACCAATAAACCCAACCCATCTTAAGGGTTTTTATTGATCATCTCCATGAGATCAATTTCTTGATTAAGAGGAACCTCAGGAAAAAACTCAATTCCATATGATCCAAACTCATAATTCATTGTGGTACCAGATCCACTTGCCATTCCATCATCACCATTGAACATCATTGGAACATACTCACAAATTTTGTTCTCTGGAGTAGTCAAACCTTCAGTTCTAAAATCACTCTTTGAGCTTTCAAAATTCAGTTGATTTTTAATATCCATCATGCTCGTAGAATACGTCATCGGCTCCTTTTCAACTTCCTTAGCATCGGTGACTTCCATTATGTATTTCAGAAGAAGTATTCCCTTTGAACTCTTACCTCGGTTCTTCCTCTTGGGATTTTGGCGACGCTTAGTGGCATTCCAGTGGTTCTTGATGGAGTTCTCAGTGCGCCCTGGCAATCTCCTTGAAATTTCAGTCCACTTGTTTCCAACTATTTTGTGAGCTTCGATTAGTATTTTGTCTTCCTCTTCGGTCCATGAATCCTTCTgaaatcaacaatcaacaataatattcatatataCATACTAAATGGAATAATTTTGATGAGTATTACTCCTAAAATAAATTGAGTCACACTCATGTATATCTAGCATTCAACATGGATCACATTGTATGACAATTAAGAATAACACTTTACAATGCAATGTAGTTAAAAACAGAGAATAGTTATTACACATGAATTATTTTGATAGGAAGCGGCaacgaaacaaaataaaataagtttttaacaTAAATCATGAACAAGACACAAGACGGTTGTCAAAACTTCATGCTACTATATATTAGTCTTAcaaatgagacaaaaaaaattggaaaaaaaagagagatatcttAAACATTCTTAGTCATTTTGTATTAAGTGAAAGAAACTCCTCACTTAAATAATACATTAAACACTTTTATATAATCAATGTAAGACTCTAACAAAAACATATGTGAAAGGAGTTGCGTGAAAAGAAGTCAAATATCATTCGTGTAAAATTCATCTATTCGAAAttaccaaaattaaaaataaataaagataaatttcTATAAACAAAAACTACCTCAATACtagattttaaacaaaaaacttattcattgttttgttttaatgaaTCAAAATGCAAAGGAAGGTATCAACGGGTACAGTGGCGGATCtggaaaaaatattgagggTGGGCCAGTAAAATATACcctaatatataaacataaactTTTCATATGTAATAAACGCTAAGCAcaaagtttcataaaaaaagtaaactacatactttagaaaattaaaatatgtcaCTACGTTCAGTAAACATAAATGAGTTATCAGATacaacaaattacaaaattagtaatcaaaaagaaaatcaacaatAGCCAAGAAATTACCTTTCAATTAggattgaaaaaatagagagtcaaaaagaaaaagtgttttTGTTTGATCTTCTCTGAATTctgaatgagagagagagagaacagagTGTCTAAGTGGTCGGCGCCTGCGATGAAGATGGAAGTCACGCAGCCGGAAAAGAATGACAACAGACAATCGCCAGAATGAATGTTATGAGTTTGTAGGGTGTAGGTCGCGCAACAGAGGAAGGGGAAAAGTCTGGGTGGACCACttgggaaaaataaaatatgatgagggtatttttgtattttccctataggaaaaaaattctttttttttggggggtggACCGTGGCCCACCTCAGCCCATACTAAGCTCCGC containing:
- the LOC120577170 gene encoding uncharacterized protein; this encodes MEFRVYEGEEDAYWWLICIDKYFAAKNTPETEKLAEVVTVLRGCAHQWWFWWHHRHPHASWQSFVTAFLWHFKPEYRDILPIPDEEEEHDIQSMSLTVQGSFDVQQGTNPGNNVQIEMEKDMEKIQSENEGKRNEGSMAEPLKECLKETREISDIEGKMAVIDQDVKEEVKVEDAEKMKEFLAVNHSVRPIIVALPSPFSTIISGSCCWDSNNHFEEGGQGLLMEKGGGSIVRYRTPKAISYRILVVYLIY